The DNA segment TTATCGATAAATGAACTAACCGTTTCTATCCCCTTACTTTTCCTACAATCATTGTACTAAAGTCAAAAAACAGTTACAATTCTTTTTAAATCTGCTATATTTTCCAAGGGGTGATTTCATGAAAGAAAGGATTATTCATCAAGACCTTAAACTAATACCTTATTACCAAAATGATGAAGTATTCCTTGCTTGGTATCAAGATTTAGATATCTGTAAACAAGTTGATAACCGAAATAAACCATATGATTTAGAAAGCTTACATCGTATGTACAATTACCTAAACACACATGGTGAATGCTACTACATTGAATACAAAGGTGTTTTAATAGGTGATATTTCTTTGCGAGATAATTCCGAAATAGCCATTGTTATATCCAAACCATATCAAGGAAAACACATTGGTAGAAAATGCTTGTTAGAAATAATAAAACTAGCGAAGGAAAAAGGTATGTATAAAGTTATTGCCAATATCTATTCTTTCAACAGACAAAGTCAATACCTCTTTCAAATTCTTGGTTTTCAAAAAACAGAGGATGAATGGTATGAATTCATCCTTTAAAACAAAGCACTTTTAGGATTTTGATATAAACTTTAATCTTGCCTCAGCACATAAATTTTATATTAAATCTTTGTTATGAACCTAACAAATCATGATATAATATGATGAAGGTATGTGCTCGTGGCGCAAGTGGACAGCGCATTTGATTCCGAATCAAAAGGTTATGAGTTCGAATCTCATCGAGCACACTAGAAAAGCTTGTTGATTGTATTTTATAGCGATTTCAACAAGCTTTTTTGTGTAGTTAATTATTCAACAAAATAAGTTTTCCTGATGAAAACAAAAATTTTACTTCAATTGCTTTACCTAAGGTTTCCCCATCCACATGAATATAAACAGGCTGATTAAACTTAAAGTGTTCCTGATCTTTTTGTTCAATATGTACATAGGGTGTATTCACATGCTTACCATCCCTAGCACTTGGTATCAAGCTCACCATGCGAAAACGCTTAATTTTAGAAATTTTAACAAAATCCAATAAACCATCTTCCGCACTAGCGTTAGGACTAAATAAGAAACCGCCACCCTCATAGCGTTGATTCATCACCGCAATAAAGGCAATTTCTTCCTTTTCATCGCTTAAAGAAAATGGTTTATATTCAAACATGGATAAAGCACCATAGGCAAGATAAACCAAATGTCCCATACCAATCTTATTCAATGGTGCTTTCCAATGACTTTTGGATACATGGTAACAAGCCAAAGCATCATAGCCAATTCCACAAGAAATCAAGAAACGACGTCTTTGTGGATAATCCCCTTGTAAAATTTGAATTTCCGGAACATCCACTTGCCGATATCCCTCTTTCAAAATAGCCTCTAAAGCCACTTGTGCATCACGCGTAATATTCATTCCCCGACCAAAATCATTTCCCGATCCACTTGGTATATACCCCAAACGAACCTTTGTGAAATCGCGAATGGCATTGACCGCTAAATTCATCGAACCATCCCCACCAATAATAATGACATCCATCACTTGTCCATGCTGTAAACCTTTTAAAATATCGTTGACATCATGGTTTTTCGTCGAAAAGAATACTTGATATAAAATACCTCTTTTCTGAAATTCATTTTCTACATACAACCATGTTTTATTTCGGTACGATCCTGAACCGGGATTTACAATCACATAATACACAAAGCCTATTCCTCCTCAAATCTAAGGATACAATTTTGTCCATCCCCACTTATTTTTACATTCGGATAAATTGCTTTCAACTCATCTTCATACATTTTCGGAAATGGCATGGCTGGTGAATAGTGCGTTAACCAAAGTTGTTTCACTTGACACTTTCGAGCGATATCGCAAGCTTCTTGCATCATCATATGCTTATTCATTTGTGCATTCTCTATCTTTTCAACATCACCATACATTCCTTCCGCCACCAACAAATCCACCTGTAAAGACTGTTGCACCAAGGAACTA comes from the Bulleidia sp. zg-1006 genome and includes:
- a CDS encoding GNAT family N-acetyltransferase, whose product is MKERIIHQDLKLIPYYQNDEVFLAWYQDLDICKQVDNRNKPYDLESLHRMYNYLNTHGECYYIEYKGVLIGDISLRDNSEIAIVISKPYQGKHIGRKCLLEIIKLAKEKGMYKVIANIYSFNRQSQYLFQILGFQKTEDEWYEFIL
- a CDS encoding diacylglycerol kinase family protein, which codes for MYYVIVNPGSGSYRNKTWLYVENEFQKRGILYQVFFSTKNHDVNDILKGLQHGQVMDVIIIGGDGSMNLAVNAIRDFTKVRLGYIPSGSGNDFGRGMNITRDAQVALEAILKEGYRQVDVPEIQILQGDYPQRRRFLISCGIGYDALACYHVSKSHWKAPLNKIGMGHLVYLAYGALSMFEYKPFSLSDEKEEIAFIAVMNQRYEGGGFLFSPNASAEDGLLDFVKISKIKRFRMVSLIPSARDGKHVNTPYVHIEQKDQEHFKFNQPVYIHVDGETLGKAIEVKFLFSSGKLILLNN